The Anaerobaca lacustris sequence GTCGCCCAGCAGTGCCTCAGAGGACGCCGATGAAAGAGCTCTCGATCGAAGCCCTGGGCCATATCCTGAACGCGGAAATTGCGCACGGGAACTCGGGTCATCTATCCGTCACGGGAATCAGCACGGACTCGCGGACGGTGAAGGCGGGGGATTGCTTTTTTGCGATTGCGGGTGAGCGATTCGACGGGCACGACCACGTGGTCGATGCGTTCGGCAGGGGTGCGGCCTGCGCCGTGGTCGGTCGCGATGTGCGGGCCGCCGGGCCTGTGCTGAAGGTCGAGGACACGATCGTCGCCCTGGGCGATCTGGCGCGAGAGCATCGCAGGGCCGGCGGCTACAAGGTGGTCGCCATCACCGGCTCGGTCGGCAAGACCACCACCCGGCAAATCGTCCACCACGTCCTGAGCGGACACTTCAAGGCACACCAGGCGCAGAAGAACTTCAACAACACGATCGGTCTGCCGCTGACGCTGCTGGACGCGGAGCCCGACGACGAAGTCATCGTCGCCGAGCTGGGCGCCAACCAGTTGGGCGAGATCGCGTATCTGACGCGGATCGCCCAGCCGGACGTGGCGGTTGTGACCAACGTCCACCCCGCGCACTTGGCCGGCTTCGGCGACATCGAAGCTATCGTCCGAGAAAAGACGTCGATTGCCCAGGGTCTCGCGGAGGACGGTGTCTTCGTCGTCAATGGGGATATCGACATCCTGACGGCTGCCTGTCGCCGTCTCGGCAGGCCGTTTCGCACCGTTGGCAAATCGTCAGAAGTCGATTACCGCGCCGAGGACGTTGTCTATCACGGGCTGAGAAGCCGTTTCCGTATCCGTGGTACGCCGGTCGAACTGCCATTGCCGGGGCCGGGCAATGTGGACAACGCCCTGGCGGCCTGGGTGGTGTGCGAGACGCTTGGCCTGACCATCGAGCAGTTCGCATGCAGAATCCGGACGCTGCCCGGCGTGGCGATGCGCGCCGAGCCGTTGCAGATCGGCACGCTGACCGTGCTGAACGACTGCTACAACGCCAATCCCGCCTCGATGAAGAACGCTTTGGCGATCCTTGCCGGGTTGCGACCGAAGGCGGAGGGGGGGGCGAAACGCCGCACGGTCTTCGTCTGTGGCCACATGGCCGAACTTGGAGCACAGAGCGAAGCGTTGCACGCCGAACTCGGACGTAACATCGCGCACGCAGGCGTGGACTTGCTGATTGGCGTCGGCGAGGCGGCGAAGACCACCGTTGCCGCCGCCCGCGAGGCATCGAAACATGATCTGCAGACAGTTTGTTTTGACGACACGGCCGCTCTCTGTGATAATCTGGGGAGGCTCGTAAGGGAATACGACATACTACTGGTCAAGGGCTCACGTGCGGCCCGGCTGGAGAGCGTGGTCCAGGAATTGATGAAGGATTATGGATGATCGATTGTCGTTAGCGCAGTCCAACAATCAACCCCCATCCATCGACGGCACATGATCTACCATCTGCTTCGTTATTTCAGCAATTTCCTGAGCGAGACGCTGCATTTCTATGCGTATCAGTACGTCATGTTCCGCGCGGTCATGGCGATCCTGACGTCCCTGGCGATCGCGTTGGTGATCGGCCCGCGGATCATCCGCTGGCTGATGCGCAAGAAGATCGGCGATCGACCCGAGTTCCATCACGCCGCCTTGAACGAGCTGACCAAAGAGAAGGCCAATACCCCCACGATGGGCGGGCTGATCATTCTCTGCTCGGCATCCCTGTCCACGCTGATGTGGGCCGAGCTTGGCAACCCGTTCGTTCAAAAAGCGCTGTTCGTCCTGCTCTGGTTCGGCATCCTCGGCGGGATCGACGATTGGCTCAAGCTGACGGCCACGGCTCGCCAGCGCGGTCGCGACGGTCTCCACGCCTGGGAGAAGCTGATCTTCCAGATCGCCGGCGCGGTGCTGATCGCCTCGTTTCTGTACTTCGACTTCGAGAACATCCCCGACGCCAAGCTGCTGTGGGTGCCCTTCTACAAGAAGGGCCTGATGCTGGCCAACTGGACGTTCATTTTCATCGCCATCTTCTACATCTCGGCCACGAGCAACGCGGTGAATCTCGCCGACGGCATGGATGGGCTGGCCGCCGGCTGCGTGGCGATCATGAGCCTCGTGCTGGCCTTCCTCTGCTACGTCGCGTCGGAGACGATGGCGCGGACCACGCCCGTGACGTGGGCGAGCTACCTGCTGCTGCCCCACATCCCGGCCGCAGGCGAACTGAGCATCTTCTTCGCGGCGATTCTGGGAGCGGTATTGGGCTTTCTGTGGTTCAACTGCTATCCGGCGCAGACCTTCATGGGCGACGTCGGCTCGCTGCCCCTTGGCGCGGCGATGGGCTACGGCGCCCTGGTGACGCGCAACGAGTTGCTGCTGCTGGTCATCGGGGGGGTGTTCGTCATCGAGCTGATGAGCGTGGTGCTCCAGGTGGGCTACTTCAAATACACGCGGGGCAAGCGTCTGTTCCGCTGCGCGCCGCTGCATCACCACTTCCACCTGGCCGGCTGGAGCGAGCCGCAGGTGGTCGTCCGCTTCTGGCTGATGGCCGCCGCCTTCGCCGCCCTGGCCTTGGCCACCCTGAAGCTCCGCTGATCCCTCAATCCGTCAAGAATTCATCGCCGTGGTTCATAGCCGGCCTGGAGCTGGCCGCAGGCGGCCTGGATGTGGTGGCCAAGCTTGAAACGGGTGACGGTCTCGACGCCGGCGTCTTTGAGGACTGAGGCGAATCGGGCGATTCGGTCGCGGCTGCTGCCGGCCAGCGCGCAGCCCGGGTAGGGATTGTGCTCGATCAGGTTGACGTTGCACGAGAAGCCCCGCAAGAGCATGACGAACTGGCGGGCGTGGGCGGTCGAGTCATTGAGTCGGTCGATCAGGACGTATTCGAACGT is a genomic window containing:
- a CDS encoding UDP-N-acetylmuramoyl-tripeptide--D-alanyl-D-alanine ligase, translated to MKELSIEALGHILNAEIAHGNSGHLSVTGISTDSRTVKAGDCFFAIAGERFDGHDHVVDAFGRGAACAVVGRDVRAAGPVLKVEDTIVALGDLAREHRRAGGYKVVAITGSVGKTTTRQIVHHVLSGHFKAHQAQKNFNNTIGLPLTLLDAEPDDEVIVAELGANQLGEIAYLTRIAQPDVAVVTNVHPAHLAGFGDIEAIVREKTSIAQGLAEDGVFVVNGDIDILTAACRRLGRPFRTVGKSSEVDYRAEDVVYHGLRSRFRIRGTPVELPLPGPGNVDNALAAWVVCETLGLTIEQFACRIRTLPGVAMRAEPLQIGTLTVLNDCYNANPASMKNALAILAGLRPKAEGGAKRRTVFVCGHMAELGAQSEALHAELGRNIAHAGVDLLIGVGEAAKTTVAAAREASKHDLQTVCFDDTAALCDNLGRLVREYDILLVKGSRAARLESVVQELMKDYG
- the mraY gene encoding phospho-N-acetylmuramoyl-pentapeptide-transferase; protein product: MIYHLLRYFSNFLSETLHFYAYQYVMFRAVMAILTSLAIALVIGPRIIRWLMRKKIGDRPEFHHAALNELTKEKANTPTMGGLIILCSASLSTLMWAELGNPFVQKALFVLLWFGILGGIDDWLKLTATARQRGRDGLHAWEKLIFQIAGAVLIASFLYFDFENIPDAKLLWVPFYKKGLMLANWTFIFIAIFYISATSNAVNLADGMDGLAAGCVAIMSLVLAFLCYVASETMARTTPVTWASYLLLPHIPAAGELSIFFAAILGAVLGFLWFNCYPAQTFMGDVGSLPLGAAMGYGALVTRNELLLLVIGGVFVIELMSVVLQVGYFKYTRGKRLFRCAPLHHHFHLAGWSEPQVVVRFWLMAAAFAALALATLKLR